The Aedes aegypti strain LVP_AGWG chromosome 3, AaegL5.0 Primary Assembly, whole genome shotgun sequence genome contains a region encoding:
- the LOC5577482 gene encoding NADH-cytochrome b5 reductase 3 isoform X1 — protein sequence MAVTVHQVVPVAVGVLVVVAGAIIANYLLNSGKKDKSKSSKDDSKKSSGQLRTLVDPQEKYMLPLIEKEEISHDTRRFRFGLTSSKHILGLPIGQHIHLSATINEELVIRAYTPVSCDDDHGFVDLVVKVYKKGVHPKFPEGGKMSQYLESLAIGDRIAFRGPSGRLQYLGNGKFSIKKLRKDPAQIYEADKVSLIAGGTGITPMLQLVREVLKHADTDKTKLSLIFANQTEDDILLKPELDDLAARYPDQFKLWYTLDRPKPEWTQGQGFITDQMIKEHLFEPSSNTLVLMCGPPPMVNYACIPALEKLGYQMERTFAY from the exons GTCGTCCCCGTGGCAGTCGGCGTTCTGGTGGTGGTTGCCGGCGCCATCATTGCCAACTATCTGCTCAATAGTGGCAAGAAAGACAAGAGCAAATCCAGCAAAGATGATTCTAAGAAGTCATCTGGACAGCTACGAACGCTGGTTGACCCGCAGGAAAAGTACATGCTGCCGCTGATCGAGAAGGAGGAAATCTCACACGACACCCGTCGGTTCCGGTTTGGACTCACTTCGAGCAAGCACATTCTGGGGCTGCCGATCGGTCAGCACATTCACCTGTCGGCCACCATCAACGAAGAGCTGGTGATCCGTGCCTACACTCCGGTGTCATGCGACGACGATCACGGTTTCGTCGATTTGGTCGTGAAGGTTTACAAGAAGGGAGTGCACCCCAAGTTCCCGGAGGGTGGTAAGATGTCTCAGTATCTCGAGAGCTTGGCCATCGGCGATAGGATTGCGTTCCGTGGCCCATCCGGACGGCTGCAATACCTGGGCAACGGCAAGTTTTCAATCAAGAAACTACGCAAGGACCCGGCGCAAATCTACGAAGCCGATAAGGTCAGCTTGATTGCCG GTGGTACTGGTATTACTCCTATGCTCCAGTTGGTCCGTGAAGTCCTGAAGCACGCAGATACAGACAAGACTAAGCTGTCCTTGATCTTTGCTAATCAG accgaagacgacatccttctaaaaCCAGAATTGGACGATTTGGCAGCCCGCTATCCGGACCAGTTCAAATTGTGGTATACCCTTGATCGTCCAAAACCCGAATGGACCCAAGGTCAGGGCTTCATCACCGATCAGATGATCAAGGAGCACCTGTTTGAGCCGTCTTCCAACACCCTGGTATTAATGTGCGGTCCCCCACCGATGGTCAACTACGCTTGCATTCCCGCACTAGAGAAGTTGGGCTACCAGATGGAGCGTACCTTCGCCTATTAA
- the LOC5577481 gene encoding uncharacterized protein LOC5577481, giving the protein MNQLKSILAVLFFFVTFKRSTAIWCYRCTSATPGCGDDFNWRGIGYLGDPCPEDDDICVKVIERKGVVETVTRECLSALQGFRTDIPADKYEGCRPAAKDEQLAHYVNNSIKELDVKRDHFPQTMFCFCFLDHRCNGAIGLSNDSLWKMALGAVAVAAIIRRLAM; this is encoded by the exons ATGAATCAACTGAAATCGATTCTCGCTGTGCTATTTTTCTTTGTAACGTTCAAGCGAA GTACTGCAATTTGGTGCTACCGCTGTACTTCGGCCACACCCGGATGCGGAGATGACTTCAACTGGCGTGGAATAGGTTACCTGGGTGATCCCTGCCCCGAGGATGATGACATCTGCGTCAAGGTGATTGAGAGGAAGGGCG TGGTGGAAACCGTCACGCGGGAGTGTTTGAGTGCACTACAGGGTTTCCGGACGGACATCCCGGCGGACAAGTACGAGGGCTGTCGCCCAGCCGCCAAGGATGAACAGTTGGCCCATTACGTGAACAACTCCATCAAGGAGCTGGATGTTAAGAGGGACCACTTCCCGCAGACAATGTTCTGCTTTTGCTTCCTGGATCATCGGTGCAACGGAGCGATTGGCTTGAGCAACGATTCTTTGTGGAAGATGGCCCTTGGAGCGGTGGCTGTGGCAGCTATTATCCGACGGTTGGCAATGTAG
- the LOC5577482 gene encoding NADH-cytochrome b5 reductase 3 isoform X2 produces MPDFDVVPVAVGVLVVVAGAIIANYLLNSGKKDKSKSSKDDSKKSSGQLRTLVDPQEKYMLPLIEKEEISHDTRRFRFGLTSSKHILGLPIGQHIHLSATINEELVIRAYTPVSCDDDHGFVDLVVKVYKKGVHPKFPEGGKMSQYLESLAIGDRIAFRGPSGRLQYLGNGKFSIKKLRKDPAQIYEADKVSLIAGGTGITPMLQLVREVLKHADTDKTKLSLIFANQTEDDILLKPELDDLAARYPDQFKLWYTLDRPKPEWTQGQGFITDQMIKEHLFEPSSNTLVLMCGPPPMVNYACIPALEKLGYQMERTFAY; encoded by the exons GTCGTCCCCGTGGCAGTCGGCGTTCTGGTGGTGGTTGCCGGCGCCATCATTGCCAACTATCTGCTCAATAGTGGCAAGAAAGACAAGAGCAAATCCAGCAAAGATGATTCTAAGAAGTCATCTGGACAGCTACGAACGCTGGTTGACCCGCAGGAAAAGTACATGCTGCCGCTGATCGAGAAGGAGGAAATCTCACACGACACCCGTCGGTTCCGGTTTGGACTCACTTCGAGCAAGCACATTCTGGGGCTGCCGATCGGTCAGCACATTCACCTGTCGGCCACCATCAACGAAGAGCTGGTGATCCGTGCCTACACTCCGGTGTCATGCGACGACGATCACGGTTTCGTCGATTTGGTCGTGAAGGTTTACAAGAAGGGAGTGCACCCCAAGTTCCCGGAGGGTGGTAAGATGTCTCAGTATCTCGAGAGCTTGGCCATCGGCGATAGGATTGCGTTCCGTGGCCCATCCGGACGGCTGCAATACCTGGGCAACGGCAAGTTTTCAATCAAGAAACTACGCAAGGACCCGGCGCAAATCTACGAAGCCGATAAGGTCAGCTTGATTGCCG GTGGTACTGGTATTACTCCTATGCTCCAGTTGGTCCGTGAAGTCCTGAAGCACGCAGATACAGACAAGACTAAGCTGTCCTTGATCTTTGCTAATCAG accgaagacgacatccttctaaaaCCAGAATTGGACGATTTGGCAGCCCGCTATCCGGACCAGTTCAAATTGTGGTATACCCTTGATCGTCCAAAACCCGAATGGACCCAAGGTCAGGGCTTCATCACCGATCAGATGATCAAGGAGCACCTGTTTGAGCCGTCTTCCAACACCCTGGTATTAATGTGCGGTCCCCCACCGATGGTCAACTACGCTTGCATTCCCGCACTAGAGAAGTTGGGCTACCAGATGGAGCGTACCTTCGCCTATTAA